One window from the genome of Pseudomonas sp. L5B5 encodes:
- a CDS encoding MATE family efflux transporter encodes MNSVTDSAATLSTSRPARVGRELKDLLKLALPIMIAQVATTAMGFVDAVMAGRVGPRDLAAVALGNSIWIPVFLLMTGTLLATTPKVAQRFGADKLEEIGPLVRQALWLAVVAGIAAMLILISAEPVLHLMKVDPQLIQPCMGYLHGIASGLPAVALYYVLRCLSDGLGRTVPSMVIGLCGLALNIPINYIFIYGHFGVPAMGGVGCGWATAIVMWAMMLGMAGWIRWAPAYRKIQLFSRFDWPQWTPIGRLLSIGLPIGIAVFAESSIFAVIALLIGSLGATVVAGHQIALNISALMFMIPYSLAMAVTVRVGQSLGRQEPRDARFSAGVGMATALGYACLSASLMFFLREPIASIYTTDPLVIQVASMLIVYAALFQFSDGIQVTAAGALRGYQDTRVTMILTLFAYWGIGLPVGYALGLTEWFGTARGPSGLWEGLIVGLSCAALMLSIRLVGSARKQIRISRPAG; translated from the coding sequence GTGAATTCCGTGACCGACTCCGCTGCAACCCTATCCACCAGCCGCCCCGCCCGGGTCGGCCGCGAGCTGAAAGACCTGCTGAAACTGGCCTTGCCCATCATGATCGCCCAGGTGGCGACCACCGCCATGGGTTTTGTCGACGCGGTGATGGCCGGGCGGGTCGGCCCCCGCGACCTGGCAGCCGTGGCCCTGGGCAACTCGATCTGGATCCCGGTGTTCCTGCTGATGACGGGCACCCTGCTGGCCACCACCCCCAAGGTCGCCCAGCGCTTCGGGGCCGACAAGCTCGAGGAGATCGGCCCCCTGGTACGCCAGGCACTGTGGCTGGCCGTGGTGGCCGGGATCGCGGCCATGCTGATACTGATCAGCGCCGAGCCCGTGCTGCACCTGATGAAGGTCGATCCGCAGCTGATCCAGCCCTGCATGGGCTACTTGCACGGCATCGCCAGCGGCCTGCCGGCGGTGGCGCTGTATTACGTGCTGCGCTGCTTGAGCGATGGCCTGGGCCGCACGGTGCCCAGCATGGTCATCGGCCTCTGTGGCCTGGCCCTGAACATTCCCATCAACTACATCTTCATCTATGGCCACTTCGGCGTGCCGGCCATGGGCGGCGTCGGTTGCGGCTGGGCCACGGCCATCGTGATGTGGGCCATGATGCTAGGCATGGCCGGCTGGATTCGCTGGGCACCGGCCTATCGCAAGATCCAGCTGTTCAGCCGCTTCGACTGGCCGCAATGGACGCCGATCGGGCGCTTGCTGAGCATCGGCCTGCCCATCGGCATCGCCGTGTTCGCCGAGTCGAGCATCTTCGCGGTGATCGCCCTGCTCATCGGCAGCCTGGGCGCCACGGTGGTGGCCGGGCACCAGATCGCCCTCAACATCAGCGCCCTGATGTTCATGATCCCCTACTCCCTGGCCATGGCAGTGACCGTACGGGTCGGCCAGTCCCTGGGGCGCCAGGAGCCGCGCGACGCCCGTTTCAGCGCCGGCGTCGGCATGGCCACCGCACTGGGTTACGCCTGCCTGTCGGCGAGCCTGATGTTCTTCCTGCGCGAACCCATCGCCTCGATCTACACCACCGACCCGCTGGTGATCCAGGTGGCATCGATGCTGATCGTGTATGCCGCGCTGTTCCAGTTCTCCGATGGCATCCAGGTGACCGCCGCCGGCGCCCTGCGCGGCTACCAGGACACCCGGGTGACGATGATCCTGACCCTGTTCGCGTATTGGGGCATCGGCTTGCCGGTGGGTTACGCCCTGGGGCTGACCGAATGGTTCGGTACAGCCCGGGGCCCGAGTGGGCTATGGGAAGGCCTGATCGTCGGCTTGAGCTGCGCCGCGCTGATGCTGTCGATCCGTCTGGTAGGCAGCGCACGCAAGCAGATTCGTATCAGCCGCCCGGCAGGTTAA
- a CDS encoding transglycosylase SLT domain-containing protein, with protein MRSRLFSLLSCLLLSATAVQSAQAADLALQRQYYDEAKRALAKGDSGPYFRYADALRDYPLEPYLAYDELTARLKTASNAEIEKFLAEHGDLPQANWMKLRWLRWLAERGDWATFNKYYDPKLNFTELDCLNGQYQLGHNLKAEGYATAEKLWLSGKSQPAACDGLFGQWAAEGQLTEQKRWQRAKLAAEARNYALANSLVNSMTTLAPQGRLLVDVAQKPELLSQPSRFQPANEAMSDVVGLGLRRLARQDPDKAMALLDGYASSMHFSRDEKVAIAREIGLTLARRFDSRALDVMTKYDPELRDNTVSEWRLRLLLRLARWEDAYQLTRKLPQELANTNRWRYWQARSLELAEPKNPQAQALFKGLARERDFYGFLAADHAKAPYQLNNQPLMLSQALINKVRNTPGVRRALEFHARGQIVDGRREWYHVSRHFSRDEMVAQARLAYDLKWYFPAIRTISQAQYWDDLDIRFPMAHRDTLVREAKVRGLHSSWVFAITRQESAFMDDARSGVGASGLMQLMPGTAKETARKFSIPLASPQQVLDPDKNIQLGAAYLSQVHSQFNGNRVLASAAYNAGPGRVRQWLKGADHLSFDVWVESIPFDETRQYVQNVLSYSVIYGQKLNSPQPLVDWHERYFDDL; from the coding sequence ATGCGCAGTCGCCTTTTCAGTCTTTTATCCTGCCTGCTTCTTTCCGCCACTGCCGTCCAGTCCGCCCAGGCGGCAGACCTGGCCCTGCAACGCCAGTACTACGACGAAGCCAAGCGCGCGCTGGCCAAGGGCGATTCCGGCCCCTACTTCCGTTATGCCGACGCACTGCGTGACTATCCACTCGAGCCTTATCTGGCCTACGACGAACTCACCGCCCGCCTCAAGACCGCCAGCAACGCCGAGATAGAGAAATTCCTCGCCGAACACGGCGACCTGCCCCAGGCCAACTGGATGAAGCTGCGCTGGTTGCGCTGGCTGGCCGAACGCGGGGACTGGGCAACCTTCAACAAGTACTACGACCCGAAACTCAATTTCACCGAACTCGACTGCCTCAACGGCCAGTACCAGCTGGGCCACAACCTCAAGGCCGAGGGCTATGCCACGGCCGAAAAGCTCTGGCTGAGCGGTAAGTCACAACCCGCGGCCTGTGACGGCCTGTTCGGCCAATGGGCCGCCGAAGGCCAATTGACCGAACAGAAACGCTGGCAACGGGCCAAGCTGGCGGCCGAGGCCCGCAACTACGCCCTGGCCAATAGCCTGGTCAACAGCATGACCACCCTGGCGCCTCAAGGCCGGTTGCTGGTGGACGTCGCACAGAAACCCGAACTGCTGAGCCAGCCTTCGCGCTTCCAGCCGGCCAATGAAGCCATGTCCGATGTGGTCGGCCTCGGCCTGCGGCGCCTGGCTCGCCAGGACCCGGACAAGGCCATGGCCCTGCTCGACGGTTATGCCAGCAGCATGCACTTCTCCCGTGACGAAAAGGTGGCCATTGCCCGCGAGATCGGCTTGACGCTGGCGCGCCGCTTCGACAGCCGCGCCCTGGACGTGATGACCAAATACGATCCGGAACTGCGGGACAACACCGTGTCCGAATGGCGCCTGCGCCTGCTGCTGCGCCTGGCGCGCTGGGAAGACGCCTACCAGTTGACACGCAAGCTGCCCCAGGAACTGGCGAACACCAACCGCTGGCGCTACTGGCAGGCGCGCAGCCTGGAACTGGCGGAACCGAAGAACCCCCAGGCCCAGGCACTGTTCAAAGGCCTGGCCCGGGAACGGGACTTCTATGGCTTCCTTGCCGCCGATCACGCCAAGGCACCTTACCAACTGAACAACCAGCCATTGATGCTCAGCCAGGCGCTCATCAACAAGGTGCGCAACACCCCCGGTGTGCGTCGCGCCCTGGAGTTCCATGCCCGTGGGCAGATTGTCGACGGCCGCCGCGAGTGGTACCACGTCAGCCGGCACTTCAGCCGCGACGAGATGGTTGCCCAGGCAAGACTGGCCTATGACCTCAAGTGGTATTTCCCGGCCATCCGCACCATCAGCCAGGCCCAGTACTGGGACGACCTGGACATCCGCTTCCCGATGGCCCACCGCGACACCCTGGTGCGCGAGGCCAAGGTTCGTGGCCTGCATTCCAGCTGGGTATTTGCCATCACCCGCCAGGAAAGCGCGTTCATGGACGATGCCCGCTCCGGCGTCGGCGCCAGCGGCCTGATGCAACTGATGCCCGGTACCGCGAAGGAAACCGCACGCAAGTTCAGCATCCCCCTGGCCTCGCCTCAACAGGTACTGGATCCGGACAAGAACATCCAACTGGGCGCAGCCTACCTGAGCCAGGTCCACAGCCAGTTCAACGGCAACCGGGTGCTGGCTTCAGCGGCCTACAACGCCGGCCCCGGCCGCGTACGCCAATGGCTCAAGGGCGCCGACCACCTGAGCTTCGACGTGTGGGTGGAAAGCATCCCCTTCGACGAGACCCGCCAGTACGTGCAGAACGTACTGTCCTACTCGGTGATCTACGGCCAGAAACTCAATTCACCGCAGCCGCTGGTGGACTGGCACGAGCGTTACTTCGACGACCTCTGA
- the pdxB gene encoding 4-phosphoerythronate dehydrogenase PdxB — MLIVADENIPLIDEFFAGFGEVRRFAGRAIDRESVAQADVLLVRSVTQVDRALLEGSPVRFVGTCTIGTDHLDLDYFQQAGITWSSAPGCNARGVVDYVLGSLLTLAEIEGVDLARRCYGVVGAGEVGGRLIEVLRGLGWEVLVCDPQRQASEGGDYVSLEQLIERCDVISLHTPLTRHGEHRTWHLLDRQRLEQMRQGAWLINAARGPVVDNRALREVLLQREDLQAVLDVWEEEPTVDAALADLCVLATPHIAGYSLDGKQRGTAQIYQAFCRHFDHAEQVRLETLLPAPWVSQVSLNAEADPAWALATLCRAVYDPRRDDADFRRSLSQDVAQQRSAFDGLRKHYPLRREIDGLQVRIQGESAALSRIVRALGAVLA, encoded by the coding sequence ATGCTGATTGTCGCCGACGAAAACATTCCCCTGATCGATGAGTTCTTTGCCGGGTTCGGCGAGGTCCGGCGCTTTGCGGGGCGCGCCATCGACCGGGAAAGCGTGGCACAGGCCGATGTATTGCTGGTGCGCTCGGTGACCCAGGTCGACCGGGCTCTGCTCGAGGGCAGTCCGGTGCGTTTTGTCGGCACCTGTACCATCGGCACCGACCACCTGGACCTGGACTACTTCCAGCAGGCCGGCATCACCTGGTCCAGTGCTCCGGGCTGCAATGCCCGCGGGGTGGTGGACTATGTACTGGGCAGCCTGCTGACCCTGGCCGAGATCGAGGGTGTGGACCTGGCTCGGCGCTGCTACGGCGTGGTCGGGGCAGGAGAGGTTGGTGGCCGGCTGATCGAGGTGTTGCGTGGCCTGGGCTGGGAAGTGCTGGTCTGTGATCCCCAGCGCCAGGCGTCGGAGGGCGGCGATTACGTCAGCCTGGAACAGTTGATCGAGCGCTGCGATGTCATCAGCCTGCACACCCCGCTGACCCGGCATGGCGAGCACCGCACCTGGCACCTGCTGGACCGCCAGCGTCTGGAGCAGATGCGCCAGGGCGCCTGGCTGATCAATGCGGCCCGCGGCCCGGTGGTGGACAACCGTGCCCTGCGCGAAGTGCTGTTGCAACGCGAAGACCTGCAAGCCGTGTTGGACGTCTGGGAAGAAGAGCCCACGGTGGACGCTGCCCTGGCGGACTTGTGCGTACTGGCCACGCCGCATATTGCCGGTTACAGCCTGGATGGCAAGCAGCGCGGTACGGCGCAGATCTACCAGGCGTTCTGCCGGCATTTCGATCACGCCGAGCAGGTTCGCCTGGAAACGTTGCTACCAGCGCCCTGGGTGTCGCAGGTCAGCCTGAATGCCGAGGCCGACCCGGCCTGGGCCCTGGCGACACTCTGCCGGGCGGTGTACGACCCGCGCCGGGATGATGCGGATTTTCGCCGGAGCCTGTCGCAGGACGTGGCACAGCAGCGCAGTGCCTTCGACGGTTTGCGCAAGCACTACCCGTTGCGGCGCGAGATCGATGGCCTGCAGGTACGGATCCAGGGCGAATCGGCGGCCTTGAGCAGGATTGTCCGGGCATTGGGGGCCGTGCTGGCCTGA
- a CDS encoding ABC transporter transmembrane domain-containing protein, translating to MLTSRYRQALRLASRFIAPYRWQVLGALLALIVTAGITLSMGQGIRLLVDQGFMTQSPHLLNQSIGLFLLLVLALAVGTFVRFYLVSWIGERCVADIRRQVFSHLIYLHPGFYENNRSSEIQSRLTADTTLLQSVIGSSLSLFLRNALMVLGGIVLLFVTNPKLTSIVVIALPLVLVPILFFGRRVRSLSRLSQDRVADVGSYVAETLGQIKTVQAYNHQSQDEQRFAVTVEQAFDTARQRIVQRAWLITLVIVLVLGAVGVMLWVGGMDVIAGRISGGELAAFVFYSLIVGSAFGTLSEVIGELQRAAGAAERIAELLRAENLILAPGRGLVSLPARVQGELELDGLRFSYPSRPDRYALDGLSLSIRAGETLALVGPSGAGKSTLYDLLLRFYDPQQGQILLDGVPLTSLDPLDLRRCFALVSQSPALFFGSIEENLRYGNPAATLAQVQEAARIAYAHEFIEQMPQGYQTHLGDGGQGLSGGQRQRLAIARALLVDAPILLLDEATSALDAQSEHLIQQALPSLMKDRTTLVIAHRLATVKNADRIAVMDQGQLVALGTHQQLIASNPLYARLAALQFSDG from the coding sequence ATGCTCACTTCTCGTTATCGCCAGGCCTTGCGTCTGGCCAGTCGCTTTATCGCACCCTATCGCTGGCAGGTACTGGGCGCGTTGTTGGCCCTGATAGTCACGGCAGGCATCACCTTGTCGATGGGCCAGGGCATCCGCCTGCTGGTGGACCAGGGCTTCATGACCCAGTCTCCGCATCTGTTGAACCAGTCCATTGGCTTGTTCCTGCTGCTGGTGCTGGCGCTGGCGGTGGGCACCTTCGTGCGCTTCTACCTGGTGTCGTGGATCGGCGAGCGTTGTGTAGCGGACATCCGGCGCCAGGTGTTCAGCCACCTGATCTATCTGCATCCGGGTTTCTACGAGAACAATCGCAGTTCGGAAATCCAGTCGCGGCTGACCGCGGACACGACCTTGCTGCAGTCGGTGATCGGCTCGTCCCTGTCGTTGTTCCTGCGCAATGCGCTGATGGTCCTGGGCGGCATCGTCCTGTTGTTCGTCACCAACCCCAAGCTCACCAGTATCGTGGTTATCGCGCTGCCGCTGGTGCTGGTGCCGATCCTGTTCTTCGGTCGCCGGGTGCGCAGCCTGTCGCGCCTGAGTCAGGATCGGGTCGCCGATGTCGGCAGCTACGTGGCCGAAACCCTCGGCCAGATCAAGACCGTCCAGGCCTACAATCACCAGTCCCAGGACGAGCAACGGTTCGCGGTGACGGTGGAGCAGGCGTTCGATACGGCGCGCCAGCGCATTGTCCAGCGAGCCTGGCTGATCACCCTGGTGATCGTGCTGGTGCTGGGGGCGGTGGGGGTGATGCTCTGGGTCGGTGGGATGGACGTGATCGCCGGGCGGATTTCCGGGGGTGAGCTGGCGGCCTTCGTGTTCTACAGCCTGATCGTTGGCAGCGCCTTCGGCACCTTGAGCGAGGTGATCGGCGAGTTGCAGCGGGCAGCGGGGGCGGCGGAGCGGATTGCCGAGCTGCTGCGGGCGGAGAACCTGATCCTGGCGCCTGGGCGTGGGCTGGTGAGCCTGCCGGCCCGGGTGCAGGGCGAATTGGAATTGGACGGCTTGCGGTTTTCCTACCCGTCGCGGCCTGATCGCTATGCCCTGGATGGCCTGTCGTTGAGTATCCGCGCCGGCGAGACCCTGGCGCTGGTGGGGCCTTCGGGGGCTGGCAAGTCCACGCTGTATGACCTGCTGCTGCGTTTCTACGATCCGCAGCAAGGGCAGATCCTGCTGGACGGCGTGCCGCTGACGAGTCTCGATCCGCTGGATCTGCGGCGCTGCTTCGCCTTGGTGTCGCAGAGCCCGGCGCTGTTCTTCGGCAGCATCGAGGAGAACCTGCGCTATGGCAATCCGGCTGCGACCCTGGCGCAAGTCCAGGAAGCGGCGAGGATTGCCTACGCCCATGAATTCATCGAGCAGATGCCCCAGGGGTACCAGACTCACCTGGGGGATGGAGGGCAGGGGCTCTCCGGTGGCCAGCGCCAGCGCCTGGCGATTGCCCGGGCGCTGCTGGTGGATGCACCGATCCTGCTGCTGGACGAGGCGACCAGCGCCCTGGATGCGCAAAGTGAACACCTGATCCAGCAAGCCTTGCCAAGCCTGATGAAGGACCGTACCACCCTGGTGATCGCCCATCGCCTGGCCACGGTGAAAAACGCCGACCGGATTGCGGTCATGGATCAGGGGCAGTTGGTGGCACTGGGTACCCACCAGCAACTGATTGCCAGCAATCCCTTGTACGCGCGCCTGGCAGCCTTGCAGTTCAGCGATGGCTGA
- a CDS encoding PA1571 family protein, giving the protein MSLQHSSNDKIQVIRTQPNQSLGCAIIDAQGREVPITEDMIQNACRELEKRLVKPARQD; this is encoded by the coding sequence ATGTCCTTGCAACACAGCAGCAATGACAAGATTCAAGTGATCCGTACCCAGCCCAACCAGTCTCTGGGGTGTGCCATCATCGACGCCCAGGGCCGCGAAGTACCTATTACTGAAGACATGATCCAGAACGCCTGCCGCGAACTGGAAAAGCGACTGGTCAAGCCTGCTCGGCAAGATTGA
- a CDS encoding ATP-binding cassette domain-containing protein, whose amino-acid sequence MTLLKFSDVSLAFGAMPLLDKVSWQIARGERVCIIGRNGTGKSSMMKLVKGDQKPDDGSIWRAPGLKIGELPQELPVADERTVFDVVAQGLAGVGELLAQYHHLSQNIVTDADLEKLMHVQHDLEARDGWRLQQLVDSTLSRLQLPADKTLAELSGGWRRRVLLAQALVAEPDLLLLDEPTNHLDIGAIAWLEEALKDFPGAVLFITHDRSFLQNLATRILELDRGGLIDWNGDYASFLVHKEAALAAEETANALFDKRLAQEEVWIRQGIKARRTRNEGRVRALKALRVERGERRERTGKANIQLESADKSGKQVMVLENVSFAHPEGPFLVKDFSMVLQRGDRIGLLGANGTGKTTLLKLMLGGLVPSSGTVEEGTRIEVAYFDQLRHQLDLEKTVIDNVAEGRDFIEIDGQSRHVLSYLGDFLFSPQRARTPVKALSGGERARLLLAKLFSKPANLLVLDEPTNDLDVETLELLEEVLSNYQGTVLMVSHDRAFLDNVVTSTLVFEGAGRVREYVGGYEDWIRQGGSPRLLGVTENKSGKAELNSAVVPPVQAQAPVADAAAPAAKKKLSYKLQRELEALPGLIEAQEQQIAAVEAEMADAGFYQRPVAETAAVIAQLEQLNAELDQMVERWAELDA is encoded by the coding sequence ATGACCCTGCTCAAATTCAGCGATGTGTCCCTTGCTTTCGGCGCGATGCCGTTGCTGGACAAGGTGTCCTGGCAGATCGCTCGTGGCGAGCGGGTGTGCATCATCGGTCGTAACGGTACTGGCAAGTCCAGCATGATGAAGCTGGTCAAGGGTGATCAGAAGCCTGACGACGGTTCCATATGGCGCGCACCTGGCCTGAAGATCGGCGAGCTGCCGCAGGAATTGCCGGTGGCCGACGAGCGGACAGTGTTCGACGTGGTCGCCCAGGGCCTGGCGGGGGTTGGCGAGTTGCTGGCCCAGTATCACCACCTGAGCCAGAACATCGTCACCGATGCGGACCTGGAAAAGCTCATGCACGTCCAGCACGACCTCGAAGCTCGTGATGGCTGGCGTTTGCAACAGTTGGTGGACAGCACCCTGAGCCGCCTGCAATTGCCTGCCGACAAGACCCTGGCCGAGCTGTCCGGTGGCTGGCGTCGCCGCGTCCTGCTGGCCCAGGCCCTGGTCGCCGAACCTGACCTGTTGCTGCTCGACGAGCCGACCAACCACCTGGATATCGGGGCGATTGCCTGGCTCGAAGAGGCCCTGAAGGATTTCCCCGGCGCGGTACTGTTCATCACCCACGACCGCTCGTTCCTGCAGAACCTGGCCACTCGCATCCTTGAGCTGGATCGTGGCGGCCTGATTGATTGGAATGGCGACTACGCCAGTTTCCTGGTGCACAAGGAAGCGGCGTTGGCGGCGGAAGAGACCGCCAATGCCTTGTTCGACAAGCGCCTGGCCCAGGAAGAAGTCTGGATTCGCCAGGGCATCAAGGCCCGTCGGACCCGCAACGAGGGTCGGGTACGAGCGCTCAAGGCGCTGCGCGTGGAGCGCGGCGAACGTCGCGAGCGGACCGGCAAGGCCAATATCCAGCTGGAATCCGCGGACAAGTCCGGCAAGCAGGTAATGGTGCTGGAGAATGTCAGCTTCGCCCACCCCGAGGGTCCGTTCCTGGTCAAGGATTTCTCCATGGTCCTGCAGCGCGGCGATCGTATCGGCCTGTTGGGGGCCAACGGTACTGGCAAGACCACCTTGCTCAAGCTGATGCTCGGTGGCCTGGTGCCCAGCAGCGGAACGGTGGAGGAGGGCACACGAATCGAAGTGGCCTACTTCGACCAGTTGCGCCACCAGCTGGACCTGGAAAAGACCGTGATCGACAACGTCGCCGAAGGTCGTGACTTCATCGAGATCGATGGCCAGAGCCGCCACGTACTTAGCTACCTGGGCGATTTCCTGTTCAGCCCGCAGCGGGCCCGGACGCCGGTCAAGGCGCTGTCGGGTGGTGAGCGTGCGCGCCTGCTGCTGGCCAAGCTGTTCAGCAAGCCGGCCAACCTGCTGGTGCTGGACGAACCGACCAACGACCTGGACGTGGAAACTCTCGAGCTGCTCGAGGAAGTGCTGTCGAACTACCAGGGCACAGTGTTGATGGTCAGTCACGACCGGGCCTTCCTTGATAACGTGGTCACCAGCACCCTGGTGTTCGAAGGCGCGGGACGCGTGCGTGAGTATGTCGGTGGGTATGAAGACTGGATCCGCCAGGGCGGATCGCCACGGCTGCTGGGCGTGACCGAGAACAAGTCTGGCAAGGCCGAGCTGAATTCTGCCGTAGTACCGCCGGTGCAGGCCCAGGCGCCGGTAGCGGATGCAGCGGCCCCGGCTGCGAAGAAGAAGCTCAGCTACAAGCTGCAACGTGAACTCGAAGCCCTGCCTGGGCTGATCGAGGCTCAGGAGCAGCAGATCGCCGCCGTCGAGGCAGAAATGGCCGATGCGGGTTTCTATCAGCGTCCTGTGGCGGAAACTGCAGCGGTGATTGCTCAGCTGGAGCAACTGAACGCCGAGCTGGACCAGATGGTTGAGCGCTGGGCGGAGCTGGATGCCTGA
- the rlmM gene encoding 23S rRNA (cytidine(2498)-2'-O)-methyltransferase RlmM codes for MNTLFIHCRPGFEGEVCSEIADHAARLNVAGYAKAKPGTACAQFICTEDDGTRRLMQGLRFPELIFPRQWARGSFVELPETDRISVILGHLADFPQCGSLWLEVVDTNDGKELSNFCKKFEGPLRKALVGAGKLVEDAGKPRLLLTFMSGREVFVGLADAGNSAMWPMGIPRLKFPREAPSRSTLKLEEAWHHFIPREQWDERLHSDMTGVDLGAAPGGWTWQLVNRGMLVTAVDNGPMAESLMDTGLVQHLMADGFTYKPRQPVDWMVCDIVEKPARNAALLETWIGEGHCREAVVNLKLPMKQRYAEVKRLLERIEEGFKARGIRVAIGCKQLYHDREEVTCHLRRLDVKPARSR; via the coding sequence ATGAACACCCTGTTTATCCACTGCCGTCCCGGTTTCGAGGGCGAGGTCTGCTCGGAGATCGCTGACCACGCCGCGCGGCTGAATGTCGCCGGTTATGCCAAGGCCAAGCCCGGCACCGCCTGTGCGCAGTTCATCTGCACCGAGGATGACGGTACTCGACGCCTGATGCAGGGGCTGCGGTTTCCCGAACTGATTTTCCCCCGGCAGTGGGCGCGGGGCAGCTTCGTCGAACTGCCGGAAACCGACCGCATCAGCGTGATCCTGGGCCACCTGGCCGACTTCCCTCAGTGCGGCAGCTTGTGGCTTGAGGTGGTGGATACCAACGACGGCAAGGAACTGTCGAACTTCTGCAAGAAGTTCGAGGGGCCATTGCGCAAGGCTCTCGTGGGCGCCGGCAAGCTGGTGGAGGACGCTGGCAAGCCGCGTCTGTTGCTGACCTTCATGAGTGGCCGCGAAGTCTTCGTCGGCCTGGCCGATGCCGGCAACTCGGCGATGTGGCCCATGGGCATTCCACGGTTGAAATTCCCCCGGGAAGCGCCCAGTCGTTCGACCCTGAAGCTGGAAGAAGCCTGGCATCACTTCATTCCCCGGGAGCAGTGGGACGAGCGCTTGCACAGCGACATGACCGGGGTTGACCTGGGCGCTGCGCCGGGTGGCTGGACCTGGCAGCTGGTCAACCGCGGCATGCTGGTGACTGCGGTCGACAACGGGCCGATGGCCGAGAGCCTGATGGACACCGGCCTGGTCCAGCACTTGATGGCCGACGGGTTCACCTACAAGCCACGACAGCCGGTGGACTGGATGGTCTGCGACATCGTCGAGAAGCCGGCGCGCAACGCGGCCCTGCTGGAGACCTGGATTGGCGAGGGCCATTGTCGCGAGGCGGTGGTCAACCTGAAGCTGCCGATGAAACAGCGTTATGCCGAGGTCAAGCGCCTGCTGGAGCGGATCGAAGAGGGCTTCAAGGCCCGGGGCATTCGTGTGGCCATCGGCTGCAAGCAGCTCTATCACGATCGCGAGGAAGTGACGTGCCACCTGCGGCGCCTGGACGTGAAGCCTGCCCGTTCGCGCTGA
- the tusA gene encoding sulfurtransferase TusA, giving the protein MSQIIDTPVDGTLDATGLNCPEPVMMLHQHIRDLPPGGLLKVIATDPSTRRDIPKFCVFLDHELVAQQEEAGTYLYWIRKKLD; this is encoded by the coding sequence ATGAGTCAAATCATCGATACGCCGGTAGACGGCACCCTCGACGCCACCGGCCTCAATTGCCCCGAGCCGGTGATGATGCTGCACCAGCATATCCGCGACCTGCCGCCAGGCGGCCTGCTGAAGGTGATCGCGACCGACCCGTCCACCCGCCGCGATATTCCCAAGTTCTGTGTGTTTCTCGATCACGAACTGGTCGCGCAGCAGGAAGAGGCCGGCACTTACCTCTACTGGATCCGCAAGAAGCTCGATTAA